DNA sequence from the Chitinivibrionales bacterium genome:
ATTGAGAACGTGCATGATTCGCTAGCGTCACTGAGTCCCTCCACGATCTGGAGGCGAAACGAGAGAAGGCATGACAAATTTGCTTGTTGCAAAAGGAATCTGGTTTTGCGCATTTCATGGCTGCATAAAGATCCCAACTGCCGGAATCGTTCGGGGTCGCGTAGAGTCTATCAAAATTTCCTCTTGATTGAAGCCTATATGTGAGAGCGGTTGATTGCGTGTGAGCGTCGAACATGTACACATTCCCGTCATTGGGATTGATATAATAGACAATATAGTCGTCTCCGAAATCCTTGACATTTACCTGAGAGTGTGATACGGCCGTAATCAAACCAATGTTTCCCACTAACGCATAAATTACAGCCAGAATTGCGTAAGAAACGGCATTTACTATAAAGGACGCTTTCAGCGAGGTCAGTTTGTGTCTTTTAGATTTGTCAAAAGAGAAATGATAAAACGGCCATTCAATCGCGACGGTCGCCAAATAGGAGACAAGAATCATCGAGAGAAGAAGGAATAACGCATTGTCAAGCGAATACTTCAGGCCTGCTCCCGCAATCGCCAATCCAAGCCCGCCGAGAATCATGGAGGTGTAGTTGGCAAGGATCAGGCGAGGTGTTGCCTTCCCAAAGTCTATGGCTATTTGATAGATTCTCCAGAGCAGGAAAGCCTCAAAATATCCGATAATGGCATTCCCGAAAAGCAAATGAAAGGTGCCCGTCCACATCATGAACGTGCCGGCATTTGCATGCGCGGGTACTGCGCCAAAAATGATTGCGAGAAATGATAAAACAAGAAGGCTTGCAGTGCGGTTTATTTTGGGAAGTGGGGTGTCTGGGGTCAATCCATACATGTTAAATGATCCTCCAATCACCTCAACCGGCATTCTATCCCTTAACCTATAACCTTCTCAACTCTTCAACTTTTCAACTCATCTCGGCTATAATATTTCTTACTTCCCCCGCTATCTGGTCCGCCGTCGAATACGCCGTAATCTTCCCTTTGTCAATAAGTCCTTGAAACGTCAGCGGCTGTCCAAACGTTATCGTCGGCGAGGCCTTTTTGCCTATGAAAAATTTCGGGAACCCGCCGAGCGGCCACACGGCAAAGGTGCCGCGCACGCGAACCGGCAGCACGGTGGCGTTGATGCTGAGCATGAGCAGGCCTATGCCTGACTTGAATTTCCGCAACTCGCCGGTTTTTGTCTGGCCCGATTCGGGGAACACGAGCAGGTTGTTGCCGTCCTTGAGCACGGCGATGGACGCGCGCAGGATGGCCGCAACGTCGCCCTCGCGCTTGACAGGCACGATATTGCCCGAAAGCGAAGCGTGCAGGAGGACGGGCAGAAGGTCTCTGCCGCCGATGATGAAGGTCTTTTTCCGCACGGCCGGCGGGAGCGAATACATGACCCATAGCGGGTCGAGGACGCTCTGGCGGTTCGCGCAGAAGATGACCGGCGTGCCGGCCTCCGGGACGCCCACGTTGCCCGATGCGGTGACGTTCCACAGCATGCTGCTTGCGGCGTGGGTGATTGCCGGCAGCGCATTGGTAAACACGGCGGCGCCTTTTGCGGGATACGGTGCCGGCTGTGTTGAGCCCACGATCCTTTGCTTGATGTCGTCGATGGTTTCTGCGCCTTTTGCCGCGGACAACTGGTCCATTACCGCGGTGTAAACGTCGCCGAGGGTCTCGAGCCGCACCAGGTCGTCGTCGGAAAAGACGATTGAGAATCTACGCTCTGTCAAAGATAGAAAATCGAGCTTCTTCATGGAATCGAGGCCGAGTTCGAGCTCGAGGTTGAAGAACGGCGGCAGTTGCGCTGACTCATTGAGGTTTGCCGTTTTTGCGGCGAGCATGGCGATGGACTTGTATTCGGCGGTCGCCATAAGACTGCTCTCCGCGGCCGAGACCGCCTGTTTCTTGGTGCGGCCTTCGTCGGATTCCTTGAGCGAATAGTACAGCTCGCGCAGCTCGTGCTTCTTGAGCTTCTTGGTGGTGGTCCGGGGCAGGGGGTCATAGACAACCGCGAAATCGGTGATCTTTTTGTAGGAGGGCAGGTCGCGTCCGAGCCGCAGCACCTCGTTGCGCACGACCTCGGCGGCTTCGGAGAGCGTGTGGTTCCGGCGCACCTTCTGCGACGGCAGGATGAGCGCGGCCGCGATCTCCTTGCCCTTGACTTTTGCGGAAAACACGCCGATCTCCTCTATGGATTCCGAGGCGGAATAGAAATCCTCGAGCTCGTCGGGATACACGTTCTTGCCGCTGTCGAGCACGATGATGTCCTTGCTGCGGCCCACGATGTAGATGAACCCGTCCTTGTCGAGCCTTCCCAGGTCGCCGGTGTGGAACCAGCCGTCCGCGTCGAACGATTTTTTGGTGAGTTCCTCGTTGTTAAGATAGCCCGCGAACACGTTGGCGCCCCTGAAGCATATCTCGCCGATGCCCGCGGCGTCGGCCTTGTCGATGCGGACTTCGTTTTCGTCAAGCGGTACGCCCACGCTGCCGAGGCGCGGGTCGTCGATGGGGCAGAGCGTGATGGCGCCGAAGGTTTCCGACAACCCGTATCCCTCGACGATCCTGAACCCCATGAGCTTGAACCCGGTGAAAACGTTTTTTGTGATGGCCGCGCCGCCCGATATGACGATGTTGAGCCTGCCGCCGAACCCCTTGTGCACGGAGGAAAAAAGTTTTCTGCGGAAATCCTGGCCCAGGAACCGGCCGAGCGTGGCGGACACAAACGTGAGTGCGGCGAACATCGCGCGCACCATGGGGCCTTTTGATTTGACGTTCTGGTTGATGTTATTGTAGAACATCTGGAGCAGCTTGGGCACCGCGGGCAGCATGGTCACTTTTTTCTCCCGCAACCCATCCAGGATGAGCGAGCCCTTGATGGTGGGAATGAGCACGATGTCAAGCCCGCCGCCGAGCGCGCCGGGCAGGTTCGCGCACGCGCCGAACACGTGGTGCAGGGGGAGCACGGCCATCATGGTGTCGCCGGGCCCGGCCTTCATGCGCGGGATGGCCGAAAGCGGTGTGGCCGTGAAGTTGCGCTGGGTAAGCATCACGCCCTTTGCCTTGCCCGTTGTGCCGGAAGTAAAGATGATCACCGCGACATCGTCGGGGTTGAACTGCCGAGCAAAGGCGTCCTGGGCCGGATCGCCGTCCGCGATGAACTTCGCGAAAGTGGTTTTGGCCTCGGCGCAGTCCTTGTCGTCGACGATCACCGCTGAAATGAATTTTGATTCGGCTTTTATTTCGTCAAACAGCTTAATGAACCCTTTGGAGCAGAACACGAATTTCGGTTTCACCTGGGACACGATCTCGCGGATTTCCGGCGCGGGAAGGTTGGGATCGACCGGGACGGTCTTTCCGCCCGCGAGAAAACCGCAATGCCACGCGAGCACCCACTCGGGCGTGTTGTCGCCGATCACCACGATCGTGTCTTTATTGGAATACCCTTTCTTCCTGAGCGCCGACGCGAGTTGGTTGACGTCCCTCCGGAAATCGGCATAGGTCCAGCTCTGGTACTCGCCCTTGCGCTTGATGTGCATGCAGGGGCGGGAGGCGTTTTCGTTCATGGATTTGTTGAGCAGGTCGGCGTAAACGTGCTTGTTCATGTCAGGCTCCGGTTGTTTTTTGCTCCGCCACAAAAACGATTACAATAAGGAAGGCGCATGCGCTCATGCATGATCCGAAAATAAAAGGGGCCGCCGGCGCAAGTGAAAAAAGAAAGCCCGCGATCACGCTGGCGGGAAGCAGGCCGATGCCGACAATGGTGTGGAAGAATCCGAGCGCGGTCGCCCGCGAATCCTTGGGCGCCAGGTCGCCCACGAACGCCTTTTCAACGCCCTCGGTCATGGCGTAATAGATGCCGTAGAGGCACCATAAAATCCATAACAGGGATGAATGTTCCTTTGTGACAAGTCCGAAACAGCAATAGACGGCGGAATACAGGACATATCCGGCGATAAGAATTTTCCGTCGGCCGATTTTGTCCGACAAAGTCCCGAAAAAATTCGACAGCACCGTGGACGAGAGGTTGAAAACGAAGTACATGAGGATGACGGTCGACAGCGCCACGCCGAGGTTCGCGCTGCGCAACAGCAGGAACTGGTTCGACGAATTGCCGAGCGTGAAAAAACACTGGGCGAGAAAGAACATCCTGAGGCTGCGGTCGTACTTCCTGAAGTCAAGGTTCGGTTTCGGTTTTTCCTTTGCGGCGCGGCCTGCCTCCGGCCGGGTCTCGCGGAGAAAAAACAGAAACACCACGCCGATGAACGCCGGAACCACCGATAGCATGAACAAAAGGTAAAATGCGTGGAGGTCGCGTATCGTCTTGGTGGCGGGGTCGAGGAACCGCTGGCACACAAAATAACAAACGAGAACGCCGAGCGTCGCGCCCGCGAAATCCATTGCCCGCTGGAACCCGAACGCCGCGCCCTGTTTGTTTTTGTCCGTTGATTCGTAGATGAGCGCGTCGCGCGGCGCGGTGCGGATTCCCTTGCCGGTGCGGTCGAAAAAACGGGAGACGAGAATGAAGTACCAGCCCTGCGACGCGAGAAATAAAAGGAGCTTTGACAAAGCGGAAAGCCCGTAGCCCGCGATGGCCGGCGCCTTGCGGCCGCGGATGCGGTCGGAGTAATATCCCGAAAACACCTTGAGCAGGCTCGCCGTGGACTCGGCCACGCCCTCGATGATGCCGAGCACCGGGCCGATAAGAGTTTTCTGCGCCGACAGGATGGCGGTGACGAACGCCTGGATGAGAGGATACAACATTTCCGACGAGACGTCGGTGAAGAAGGAGGTGAGGCCCGTGAGAAGGATGTTTTTATTGTATCTCATGATTTTTTTTATTTATCTTGGCTCATACTCCAGCAATGTCTCGACATGAGCGCATACCGCCCCTGCCAGATCTTCTGGTGTATAACCACCCTCAAGACACGACACTATCTTGTCTCCGCAATGCCGGTGCGCGATGCCCATGACGATTTTCGTGAGCGCGGCGAACCCGTCGTCTGAAATGTCAAAGCAGCCGAGCTTGTCGTTGGCGCGGCCGTCGAATCCGGCCGAAATGAGAATAAAATCGGGCTTGAACGCGTCGGCGCGCGGCACGAGAATGGTGTTGAAGATCTCAAGGAACTCCGGGTCGCCCGAGCCGCAAGGCATGTGCACGTTGATGTTGAAGCCGAGGCCGGGCCCGTTTCCCTCCTTGTCGGGGTGGCCGGTGCCCGGGTAGGCGAGCGCGTAGTGCGTGGAAAAATACAGCACCGTGGGGTCCTCGTAGAACGCGGCCTCGGTGCCGTTGCCGTGGTGGAAGTCCCAGTCAACGATGAGCACCTTTTTCTTTTTGTAAACGTCCTGCGCGTAACGCGCGGCGATGGCCACGTTGTTGTAGAAGCAGAAGCCCTCCTCCTGGCCCGTGTTGAGCGCGTGGTGGCCGGGCGGCCGCATGGCGCTGAAGGCGTTGCGCGCCCGCCCCTCGCACACGGCCTTGACCGCCGAAAGCGCGCCGCCGGCCGCCAGGCCGGCGATGCGGCCGATCGTTGCGATGTTCTGTATCGACGTGACATGCGCGTCGGTATGGATTTTTTTTATGTGCGGGACGACGTCGGCGAGCGGGGCGAGTTTGAGCACCTTTTTGTCAAGGCCCAATTCCGCCATTTTCGCCTTGATCGCGGCGAGCCGCGCCGGGCTTTCCGGGTGGCCGAAGTCAAGCTCGTATCCCATGCAGTCGTCCTCGAAGAGATAGCCGGTAACGCGGGCGGAGGCAGGGCTGGCGGGAACGGACGAAGCGGATGATTTCTTCTTTTTCCTTTGCATATGCCACACCTCGCGAATGTGTTGATGGGGAGATTGAACTTAAAATAATGTTTTGACGACTATGATGTTGTAGAAACAAAAGCGAATTTACTTGAAGGAAGACGCCCGATAAGGAATAGGTGCGGAATCGATGATGAAAAAGCAAATTGTCAGGCTCGCACAGGCGGGTGCTAGAATGAAAAGAATAATAATTTTGGTGATTCTATGTGCGGCATATACCGGCAGGCTTTATGCGATCCCGATTGTTCTCACCTTTCATGTTTTTCCATTCGGCGATACAATGGCATCCGGCGATTCGAGTACTTTTTTCGCAGTGGTTGTTGATGATACCGGTGCACCACATCACGAGTTTGACACATGCATTCATTGGAGCATCCTTCCGTCAGATACAAGAAACAAGCTGAGTGCAACCACGGGCAGCCAAACAACTTACTATGCAATTGAAGGTTATCAGTTGAATTATATCATCGCCAGTCTTACCCCTCCGAATAATCCCGAGGCAACCCTTTTTGACACAGTGAAAATTTATATCAAGCCCCCTGGGTCCACCTACAGGCTGTGGATAGAGCCCGATACGAACATCAATCCGACCAATGCCAGCGCTGCCAGTCTTGCCAGGCTGCGAAACCCGATGCCGGTCCCTTTGATTTATCTCGCCGATACCAACAGCACGGCCACGGTGGCCGGTGTGGTACGGGACGCCTATGGCAATTTCGTTCGGTTCTGCAGGGATGCCATGTGGAGGACAATAGGCGACACGGAAGTCGTCAGGCTTTCGCAGCCTGACAAGCCGTATCTGTGCAAAATCGAAAGGACAGGATGGGGAAATGTCAAAATCGTTTTATACGATGGCAGCTTATCCGTTCCCGATACCGTGCCGGTGCAGATTGCAGGCTGCTGTTGCATGTGGCGGCTCAGGCTGGTCAATGCCGCTACCGGGCGGCCAGCAGATTCGGTTGTGGCAAATCCCGGCCAGGAAATAACATTTAAGCTCCAGGCGCTGAGCAGCTGCGACACGGCCGCGTGGGTTGACATAATGGGAAATTGGTCGATTGCGCCGGACAGCGACCTCGTTTATCCTGTTCCCCCGAATGGGGCGCTTTCGTGGACGTTTTCTGCCTCCTTGACCGGCGAATACCTCCTTACGGTTGTTTTTCATCAAGGCGCCGTGCAGCTTGACACAATAAAGGTCCCAATCAGCGTCAGGTTCGCAAATTCAATATTGAGAAACCGTTTGAGCAGTTTTGGTAAAAAAGAAAAGGACCTTGTTGAATATTACAACCTCCGCGGCCAGAAACTGCAGCTTTACGGAATGCGGCATGTTGATGGGATTGTCCTGGAACGGATTGCGGCGCCGTCGGGAAACGTGACCGTCAGGAAGAGATTCCAGAATTTAGGTTCGGGGGGCCCGATGCCGCAATGAGCAAGTATAGTGACTTTTAAGACAAGAAAACGCGACAAGTGGCACGCGCAGCTTTGTGTGCATGTGCCATTACATGCTCTCCATGACAATCTTTTTCAGATCGTCTTTCCCCAGCTTCGCCGGATTGTTCTTGTTGTCCGTCTTGTCAACTATCGCCTCAGCCGACGGCGACGTGACGCCGTATACGCCCAGCCGGGGAATTTTTAAAACGCGGACGTATTCTTCCAGTGTCTCGATTAACAAATCGCACGTCTCCCTTGCCGTGGCGCGCTTTTTACCGCTAAGTATTTTTCCCGCCCGGGCGAACTTGGCAAGGTGCGGCAGCCCGGCCTCGCTTTGCGAAAGTGCCCGTATGGTGTGCCGCATGCAGGGGACAAGCAGGCAGCCGCACACCACGCCGTGCGGGATGGCAAACATCCCGCCGATGGACGACGCGAAGCCGTGGACCACGCATAGTCCCGCATTGGCAAGCGTCATCCCGGACAGGAGCGCGGCGAACGAAAGGTCGGCGCGGACATTGACATCCTGCGAAGAACCCGCGCAGGCGGGCACGAGGCTGTCTTTGACGTGTTCCAGTCCGGTTTGCGCAAGCGAATCGGTGAGCGGCGAGGCTTTTGTGGAAACGAAAGATTCGAGCAGCTGCGAAAGCGCGTCGAGGCCGCAGGCGGCGGTGACCGCGGCCGGGCAGGAAAGCGTGAGCACTGGATCGACGATGGCGGCATCAGGAATGAAGTTGTCGTGGCGCAGGGATTTTTTGAATCCCTGCGGTCCGACGTTTGAAATCACCGCGTTTTTCGTGGCCTCGCAGCCGGTGCCCGACGTGGTGGGAACCGCGATGAAGGGGACCTTTTTTCCGGGGTGAATTCTGGTGCCTACGTCCTCCAGGTATTCTATTACGCTTCCTTCCACGGGCAGCATGGCGGATATCGCCTTGCCCGCGTCGATCACGCTGCCGCCGCCGACAGATGCAACCGCGGTAATGCCGCCGTCCTTGTATTTGGACACGGCGCCGTCGACATC
Encoded proteins:
- a CDS encoding histone deacetylase, with translation MQRKKKKSSASSVPASPASARVTGYLFEDDCMGYELDFGHPESPARLAAIKAKMAELGLDKKVLKLAPLADVVPHIKKIHTDAHVTSIQNIATIGRIAGLAAGGALSAVKAVCEGRARNAFSAMRPPGHHALNTGQEEGFCFYNNVAIAARYAQDVYKKKKVLIVDWDFHHGNGTEAAFYEDPTVLYFSTHYALAYPGTGHPDKEGNGPGLGFNINVHMPCGSGDPEFLEIFNTILVPRADAFKPDFILISAGFDGRANDKLGCFDISDDGFAALTKIVMGIAHRHCGDKIVSCLEGGYTPEDLAGAVCAHVETLLEYEPR
- a CDS encoding iron-containing alcohol dehydrogenase — encoded protein: MAVKPFSFSSPPAIHFGPHVSEKLGGIVSGFGKRALFVRGKNSLERSGAYAAVTASFRSADIEFFEWEIAGEPSPADVDGAVSKYKDGGITAVASVGGGSVIDAGKAISAMLPVEGSVIEYLEDVGTRIHPGKKVPFIAVPTTSGTGCEATKNAVISNVGPQGFKKSLRHDNFIPDAAIVDPVLTLSCPAAVTAACGLDALSQLLESFVSTKASPLTDSLAQTGLEHVKDSLVPACAGSSQDVNVRADLSFAALLSGMTLANAGLCVVHGFASSIGGMFAIPHGVVCGCLLVPCMRHTIRALSQSEAGLPHLAKFARAGKILSGKKRATARETCDLLIETLEEYVRVLKIPRLGVYGVTSPSAEAIVDKTDNKNNPAKLGKDDLKKIVMESM
- a CDS encoding AMP-binding protein produces the protein MNKHVYADLLNKSMNENASRPCMHIKRKGEYQSWTYADFRRDVNQLASALRKKGYSNKDTIVVIGDNTPEWVLAWHCGFLAGGKTVPVDPNLPAPEIREIVSQVKPKFVFCSKGFIKLFDEIKAESKFISAVIVDDKDCAEAKTTFAKFIADGDPAQDAFARQFNPDDVAVIIFTSGTTGKAKGVMLTQRNFTATPLSAIPRMKAGPGDTMMAVLPLHHVFGACANLPGALGGGLDIVLIPTIKGSLILDGLREKKVTMLPAVPKLLQMFYNNINQNVKSKGPMVRAMFAALTFVSATLGRFLGQDFRRKLFSSVHKGFGGRLNIVISGGAAITKNVFTGFKLMGFRIVEGYGLSETFGAITLCPIDDPRLGSVGVPLDENEVRIDKADAAGIGEICFRGANVFAGYLNNEELTKKSFDADGWFHTGDLGRLDKDGFIYIVGRSKDIIVLDSGKNVYPDELEDFYSASESIEEIGVFSAKVKGKEIAAALILPSQKVRRNHTLSEAAEVVRNEVLRLGRDLPSYKKITDFAVVYDPLPRTTTKKLKKHELRELYYSLKESDEGRTKKQAVSAAESSLMATAEYKSIAMLAAKTANLNESAQLPPFFNLELELGLDSMKKLDFLSLTERRFSIVFSDDDLVRLETLGDVYTAVMDQLSAAKGAETIDDIKQRIVGSTQPAPYPAKGAAVFTNALPAITHAASSMLWNVTASGNVGVPEAGTPVIFCANRQSVLDPLWVMYSLPPAVRKKTFIIGGRDLLPVLLHASLSGNIVPVKREGDVAAILRASIAVLKDGNNLLVFPESGQTKTGELRKFKSGIGLLMLSINATVLPVRVRGTFAVWPLGGFPKFFIGKKASPTITFGQPLTFQGLIDKGKITAYSTADQIAGEVRNIIAEMS
- a CDS encoding MFS transporter; its protein translation is MRYNKNILLTGLTSFFTDVSSEMLYPLIQAFVTAILSAQKTLIGPVLGIIEGVAESTASLLKVFSGYYSDRIRGRKAPAIAGYGLSALSKLLLFLASQGWYFILVSRFFDRTGKGIRTAPRDALIYESTDKNKQGAAFGFQRAMDFAGATLGVLVCYFVCQRFLDPATKTIRDLHAFYLLFMLSVVPAFIGVVFLFFLRETRPEAGRAAKEKPKPNLDFRKYDRSLRMFFLAQCFFTLGNSSNQFLLLRSANLGVALSTVILMYFVFNLSSTVLSNFFGTLSDKIGRRKILIAGYVLYSAVYCCFGLVTKEHSSLLWILWCLYGIYYAMTEGVEKAFVGDLAPKDSRATALGFFHTIVGIGLLPASVIAGFLFSLAPAAPFIFGSCMSACAFLIVIVFVAEQKTTGA